GGATAGCCAAGTTTGATGGCGCCGGACGCCACCAGTGCATAAATCCGCTTGTTGATGTCGGATGCGACGCCGCCGGTGCCGTTTTCCGGATCGCCGACCCAGAAGCCGAGCTCGAGCTCGTAGCCGTCCGGTCCGAACCGGCTCAGCGCTACGCCCGGGGCCGGTTCGGCCAGCACGCGCGGCGAGGCGGCGGCCTGTTCGGCCAGCAGCGGCATCGCCATGTCGAGGTCGGTGCCATAGGCCAGCGTGACGCGGGTCGAGGCGCGCACCGCGCGGGTGCTGAGCGACTGGTTCTGCACGGCGCTGGAAATCAGCATCTCGTTCGGCAATACCGATTCCACACCGTCCAGGCCTTGCAGCACCGTATAGCGCGTGTTGATCTGAGTCACCTTGCCTGCGTACTTGTCGACCGAGATCATGTCGCCGATCGACAGGCTGCGCTCCAACAAGATGATGAAGCCCGACACGTAATTGCTGGCGATGCGCTGCATGCCCAGGCCCAGGCCGACGCCGAGCGCGCCGCCGAACACCGACAACACGGTCAGGTCGATGCCGACCAGGCTCAGGCTGAACAGCACGCCGCCGACCATCAGCACCGCACGCCCCACCCTTGCCAGCGCGACGCGCAGCGAGCTGTGCAGCGCCTGCACGCCCATCAGGCGCTCTTCCAGCGCGGCGCCGGCCCACAGCGCCAGCATCAGCATCACCGCGATCGAGATCACGCCTTGCAGGATGTCGGCCACGCTGACCACGTCCTTGGCTTTGGGACCGTATTTCAGCTGGTAGCTGTCGAGCGCGTCCCAGATGTCCGGCCACAGACCGGTGATGTACAGCGCCACCGCCCCCCACGCGACCAGCACCAGGATGCGCTCGAAGGTGACGAAGGCCTCGCCCAGCTGGCCGCGCCGGGCGAATACGCGGTGCAGCAGGAAGAACACCGCGCGGATCGCCGCCAGCGACCAGAAAATCGGGATCGCCGCCTTGACGATGTTGACGTGAAAATGATGTTTCAGCAGCAGCGTCTTGGCCACGGTCAGCAAGCCCACGACCAGCATCGGCGCGGCCACGCGTGCGACGCTTTCGACGCCGGCGCGCAAGGGACTGCCTTCCTGGCCATGGCTGCGGCGCCACCAGACCCGCACCAGGTGCACGCTGAGCCAGCCGATCAGCGCGCAGGCCGCGATCGCCCCCACCTGCCACGGCATGCCGGGGCGGCTGAGGTCGTCGAGCAGGTCGTCGATCAGGCTGAACAGCGGCATCGTCCCGGCTTACTCCGAAACGGCGTCGTCGGACTCGACGGCGGCGGTTTTGGACGCGCCCTTATCGGCGCCCTTGCGCTCGAACACGGCGGCAAAGAAACCGTCGGTGCCGTGCTTGTGCGGCAGCATCTTCAAATACTCGCCCATCTCGAGCTCGATGCGCTGCTCAGCCAGCACCTCGCTCATCGGCACCAGCACGAAGTCCGGATGCGTGGCCAGGAATTGCGCGGCGATCGCATCGTTTTCCTCGTCCAGCAGGCTGCAGGTCGCGTAGACCAGGCGGCCGCCGAACTTCACCAAGCGCGAGGCGCCGTCCAGGATCGATGCCTGCTTTTCGGTCAGCTCGGCGACGCCCTCCGCCTGCTGGCGCCATTTCACGTCCGGATTGCGGCGCAGCGTGCCCATGCCCGAGCACGGCGCGTCGACCAGCACGCGGTCGATCTTGCCGGCCAGGCGCTTCACTTTGGCGTCGCGCTCGTGCGCGATGACGACCGGATGCACGTTCGACAGGCCCGAGCGCGCCAGGCGCGGCTTGAGCTTGGTCAGGCGCTTTTCCGAGACGTCGAAGGCGTACAGGCGGCCGGTACTGCGCATGATCGCGCCGATCGCCAGCGTCTTGCCGCCGGCGCCGGCACAGAAGTCGACCACCATCTCGCCGCGGCGCGCGCCGAGCAGCTGGGCCAGCACCTGACTGCCCTCGTCCTGCACTTCGATCGCGCCGCTCTTGAACAGCGGCAGGTTCTGCAGCGCCGGCTTCTTGAAGACGCGCAGGCCGAGCGGCGCGTACGGCGTCGGCTCGGCGGCGATCGGCGCGGTGGCCAGTTCGGCGATCACGTCTTCGCGATTGGCCTTCAGGCTGTTGACGCGCAGGTCGAGCGGCGCCGGCGTGTTCAGCACGGCGGCCAGCTGCAGGGTTTCCTCTTCACCGTATTGAGCGACGAATTTGTCGTACAGCCAGTCCGGCAGGTTGGCGCGCTGCTTCGGCGGCAGCAGCGAACGGTCGATGTCCTGGATGCGCGCCAGGAACGCGGTTTCGTCGTCGGACAAGCCGCCCAGCGCATCGATGCCGACCGCGTCGGCCATGCCCATCAGCACCAGGCGGCGCATGGTCGCGCCGCCGGCGAAATCGGTATAGAACGTCTTGTTGCGCAGGACCGAATAAATGCATTCGGCGATGGCGCCGCGCTCGCGGCCGCCGAGGCGCGGGTGGTCCTTGAAGTAACGCGACAGGGTGACGTCGGCCGGCGACGTAAAACGCAGGATCTCGCGCAATACCTCTTCCGCATTGCCGAGTATCGCGGGTGGCAATCTCATGGTGTTCCTTGATAAATGTTCAGTTTGGTTCGCTGATGCGAACGTTGCCGTCTTCGATGCTGAGCCTGTCTTCGACGAAGAGGCGCACGGCTTGGGGGTAAATCAGGTGTTCCTGGTCCAGCAAGCGCGTCGCCAGGCTGTCCTCGGTGTCGCCGGGGCGCACGTCGATGCGCGCCTGCAACACGGCAGGACCGTGGTCCAGCTCGGCAGTGACGAAATGCACGGTGGCGCCATGCTCGAGCACGCCCGCCGCCAGCGCCTGCCGGTGCGTATGCAGCCCCGGAAACAGCGGCAGCAGCGACGGATGGATGTTCAACATCCGGCCGGCATAATGCTCGACGAATGCGGGCGTCAAAATCCGCATGAAGCCAGCCAGTACGACCAGGTCGGGGGCAAACCCGTCGACGGTTTCCCTCAGCGCGGCGTCAAACTCCTCGCGCGTGGCGAAAGTCTTGCTGGCGACGACGGCGGTCGGGATGCCGTGTGCCTGGGCGAATTCGATGCCGGCGGCGTCCGCTTTGTTACTGATCACGGCGGCGATGCGCGCCGGCCAGGCTTGCGCCTCGCACGCGCGCACGATGGCTTCCATATTGCTGCCACGGCCCGAGATCAGGATCACGATATTTTTCATAAGCGCGCATTGTACCCTGAGGCATGGCATGGCCCCAAGGCAGGATCTGCCATCATCGGGGCTGGCAAGGGCTTATTGAAACGGTTGCGCGCCGACCCAGCCGACCGATTGCGGCGACTGCGGCTCTTCAAAAGAATAAAAGACGCGGAATGGAACTTTCTTTTCGGCCCAGAACTCGGCCGCGTCGCGGAACACGTCGAGCAGGGTTTCGCGCGCTTCCTTATCGAATTTCTGCGTATTCGGCAACTGGTCGAGCACGGCGATGAAACCCGGCTGCGGTCCGGCCTCGGCAATCACTTCGGTGAGGCAGCGACGCAAGGCGTCGAAATTCTTGCTGCACGGGCGCGGGAAATAAAACTGCTCGCCGATGCGGGCGCACACTTGCTGCTTGGTCAAGGCGTTCGTGCACAGGGCATAGAGGAAGTGATGACCCAGGCGCGCCGCTTCCTTCTGCAGCTCCGGAACACGGTAAGCGCGGATGGACTGCACAAGATTCGGCGGTACTCTCATCAACAAACTCATCTTTTCCTCAAGTCACCCAGTCTGTTTGCCTTGCCAGCGCATTGTTGGAAGCGGCAGCTGGTTTGCTTTCTCCTGTATCGTTTCCGCGCGCCAATAAACCCCAAGTCTCGTAAGGGTAACGTTTTGTGGTATGCGAATCAACCTGTATATGGACGAGCCGCTTTAAATTTGTAAAAAATGCCGCGTTCTTTATATGTATGTTGGCTGTTTTTCTACGCTTTTTCCCTCTGAAACACGACAATCGGCCGTTTACCGGCTGTTACAATTTGTTGCCACACGGATTGTTTGATAGTATGGACCCGCGCTAAGATTCAGACGTGGCAAATGCCGTTGAAAAGACAGGCATCTCGAGAAACGATTGCGACCCCATCCAGATGCAAGCCTGAAAGATGCCATCAGCAAAACGAGCGACACCAAAAGAACACGACCAATCGAGGTAGACAATGAACTTCAAAGCCAAACTGATTCTTTCCGCTCTGGGCGTGTGCGCCCTGCCGCTGGCCCAGGCTGGCGATTTCGAAGACTTCGGCCGCGTGGTCCGCGCGCAGCCGCGCGTCGAACAGATCCGTACCCCGCGCCAGGAATGCCGCACCGACTACGTCCAGACCCAGGTCGCACCGCAGCGCAGCCAGGGTGGCGGCGTGGTCGGCGGCATCGCCGGCGCACTGCTGGGCAGCACGGTCGGCAGCGGTAACGGTAAAGTGGCCGCCGCTGCCGCCGGCGCCATCGCCGGCGCTGCGATCGGCAACAACTACGACAATAACCAGAACGCCTACGCCCAGCCGCAGACGCAGGAACAAGCGGTGCAGCGTTGCCGCAACGTCGATGCCGTCGAACAGCGCACCACCGGCTACGACGTGACCTACGATTACCGCGGCCACACCTACACTACCTTCATGAACAGCGATCCGGGCGACCGCATCCGCCTGCACATCTCGGTGGATCCGGTGCAGTACGCCGACCGCGGCGACCGCTACCAGCGTTAATCGGCAGTCCACACCCGGCGCGGGAACGCCCCTTCCCGCGCTGTCAGCATCAGCGCAAGTCGGTTTTCACAAAAATTTACGCGGCCTCACGGGGCGTCGAGCAACCGTAGCGAGCGGCCGCAGTGGCGGTCGAGAAGCGCGGTCGTACGCAAGTACGGCTGGTCCGCCGCGGCGTCGCATCGCAAACCGGCAATGCAACCCGCAGCAGGTTTATCGATGCCCCTCTGCGGTGCTTGCACTGTAGAACCACATAAACGGATAATCGTGGAAGCCCCTTCCAGATCATCCTATGCTCATCAAACGCAAATCCATCGAACAGGCCGAGTCCTCGCGCCGCCCCGCGTCCGCGTCCGCCGCCAAAACCGCATCCAAACCCGCATCGCGCAAACCCAAGTTTGCCCCGGTGACGCTGTCCGAGCAGGACGGCGTGCGCTACCTCCACTTCGGTACCGAATGGGTGCAAGGCGCCATGCGCATCCGCAAGCCGGACTGGCCGGAGCTCGAATATGCGCAGCAGATGATGGCCTGGATGCTGTTCGTCGACGCGCCACGCGCCATCGCCCAGCTCGGCCTGGGTGCTGCTACTTTGACCAAGTTCAGCTATCGCCAGTTTCCTGAGGCGACCGTCACCGCGGTCGAATTGAACCCGTCCGTGATCGCGATCTGCAACTCGATGTTCAAGCTGCCGGCGGAAGATGATCGCTTGCGCGTGCTCGAAATGGACGCGATGGATTTCGTGTTCGACCCAAGCAACATCGAAGCCTTCGACGTCCTGCAATGCGATTTGTACGACGCCACCGCGCGCGGCCCGGTGCTCGATACGCCTGAGTTCTATCAAGCCTGTAATGCCTGCCTGAGCGAAGGCGGCGTGATGACGGTCAATTTGTTCGGCGACCACCCGAGTTATGCCAAGAACATCAAGGCGATGCGCTTTGCCTTCGCGCACGTGATCTGCCTGCCCGAAGTCCACGACGGCAACGTGGTCGCGCTGTGCTTCAAGACCCAGCCCGACCTCGACCCGGAACGCCTGGCCGCGCGCGCCGCGCAAATCGTCGCCGATACCAAGCTGCCGACCAAGTCCTGGGTCAAAGGCATCGCCGCCGCCGCCGCCGCCGCCAAGAAACGCTGACCATGACCCAAGCGCATCCGCCCGCCAGCCAGCCCGCAACACCGTCGGCCCCGACGCCGGCCACGCCCAAGCGGCCGCTGGCCATGGACTTGCAGACGCTGTTCTCGTGGCTGCTGGCCGATGGCATCGTCGAGAAGTCGACCGTCAAGCCGCATTTCGCACAGGCCCAGAGCATCCTCAAGAATGCGGTCGGCGCGATGCATCCGCTGACTGCGATCGCGCAATGCAAGATCGTCTCGGCCAAGGCGCCACACCGCTTGTTGACGCTCGATGTCCTGAGCGAATGGTGCGCCAGCAAGGTCGAGCTGCCCTTCCTGCGCATCGACCCGCTCAAGATCGATTTCACCCGGGTGGCGGACGTGATGTCGGCCAGCTATGCGGCGCGCTTTAACATCCTGCCGGTGGAATTGAAGGGCGACGCGCTGGTCGTGGCCACCGCCGATCCTTTCCGCACCGAATGGCAGGACGAGATCGCGCGCATCTCGCGCCGGCGCATCGAGCTGGTGATCGCCAACCCGCTCGACATTGCGCAATACATCTCGCAATTTTTCAGCCTCGCGAAGTCGATCCGCGACGCCAACAAATCGAGCGGCCAGGATCTGGCGCTGCGCAACAACTTCGAGCAACTGGTCGAGCTGGGCAAGAGCAACAAGCAGCTCGACGCCAATGACCAGCACATCGTCAACATCGTCGACTGGCTGTGGAGCTACGCCTTCGAGCAGCGCGCCTCCGACATTCACCTCGAACCGAAACGCGACGCCGGCGCGATCCGCTTCCGCATCGACGGCGTGCTGCACCAGGTCTACCAGGTGCCGGCCGTGGTGATGATCGCGATGACGGCGCGCATCAAGCTGCTCGGGCGCATGGACGTGATCGAAAAACGGCGCCCGCAGGACGGTCGCATTAAGACGCGCACGCATGCCGGCCAGGAAGTCGAGCTGCGCCTGTCGACCATGCCGACCGCCTTCGGCGAAAAACTCGTGATGCGTATCTTCGACCCCGACGTGGTCGTCAAGACGCTGCCCGAACTCGGCTTTCCGCTTGAGGACGCGCAACGCTGGGATGGGCTCACCAAACGTCCGCACGGCATCGTCCTGGTCACCGGCCCGACCGGCTCGGGCAAGACCACGACGCTCTACACCACCTTGAAGGCGCTCGCCACCAGCGAAGTCAACGTGTGCACGGTCGAAGACCCGATCGAAATGGTGGAGGCGTCCTTCAACCAGATGCAGGTCCAGCCCGGCATCGATTTGTCCTTCGCCGACGGCGTGCGTGCGCTGATGCGGCAAGATCCCGACATCATCATGGTCGGCGAGATCCGCGACCTCGAGACCGCCGAGATGGCGATCCAGGCCGCGCTGACCGGCCACCTGGTGCTGTCGACGCTGCATACCAACGATGCGCCCTCGGCGGTGATGCGCCTGCTGGAACTGGGCGTGCCGTATTACCTGCTCGGCTCGACCTTGATCGGCATCATGGCGCAGCGCCTGGTACGCACGCTGTGCCCGCATTGCAAGTCGGCCGACGGCGAACTCGCCGACGACGTCTGGGACAGCATCGGCGGCGCCCGGGACATCCCGAAGCCGGCGACCGTGTACCGCCCGGTCGGCTGCCCGGAATGCCGCCAGACCGGTTTCCGCGGCCGCACCGGTTTGTACGAATTGCTGACGGTGACGCCGGACTTCGCCCATTTGATCCGGGAAGAAACCGACCTGGCGGCGCTGCGCAAGCAAAGCGCCGGGGATGGCATGAAGCCGCTGCGCATTGCGGGGGCGTACAAGATCATCGAGGGGGTGACGACGGCGGAAGAAGTTCTCAAAGTGACGTCGGCGCACTAGGCGCTGAAGGCGACGGCGCACTGGCGCTGACGTCACCCGCACATTGATTAGCGGAAATCTTCCAGCACCTCTAGCGTAAATCAAAACTCGCCGCTATAATACGTGCCTTCTTCGGGTCGTTAGCTCAGTTGGTAGAGCAGCGGACTTTTAATCCGTTGGTCGCAGGTTCGAGCCCCGCACGGCCTACCAAAGAATTCAGCAGTAGCAAGGAAGGCGTTACGAGTGATCGTGACGCCTTTTTTGTTTTGCGCCTTTCTTCATGCCCGCGTCCCGCGCATGAGCAATTCCTCCATTCAAGAATTTCTTCCCGCGGCGAGGTGCCCTGGATCGGCACGCACGACGCCATCCAAGCGCGGCCTTCGGCACCGACGGCAACAGGGGCACGCAGATGGGCGGGCTGGTCGAGCTGGGATTGCTGTTCTGCTCAGCCCACGACGATATCGCCGTCGACCACCACCCGGTTGCGCCCGCCATCCTTGGCCGCATACAGCGCCTTGTCGGCGGCCTCGATCAACGCCGCGGGCGTGTTCAGGCGCTCGGCGTAGAAAGCGGCCACGCCGATGCTCAGGGTGACCACCGGCCAGTGCGCGTTCGGCGCGTGCGCCAGCGCCAGGCCGGCGACGTGTTCGCGGATCGCGTTGGCGTGCAGCGCGGCCTGCTCGAGCGAAGTGTCGGGCAGGATCGCGGCGAACTCCTCGCCGCCGTAGCGCGCGGCGACGTCGGCCGGGCGCTTCAGTTTGGCGGCCAGCGCCTGGGCGACCGTAATCAGGCAGGTGTCGCCCTGCTGGTGACCGAAATGGTCGTTGTAGGCCTTGAACGAGTCGATGTCGATCAGCAGCAGCGCCAGCGGCCCCTTCACGCGCTGGGCGCGGCGCAGTTCGCGCTCGAGCGCGACGTCGAAATAGCGGCGGTTGGCGATGCCGCTCAAGCCGTCGACGTAGGAACGCGCGCGCATCGCCTCGGCGTGGTCGAGCAGGCGCCGTTCGCGCTCGACGACGCCGCTGACGTCGCGGATCTCGATCAGGCAAAAGCATTCGCCGCCTTCGCGAAAGCCGCTCACCGACACCGCCTGGTCGATGCGTTCGCCGTCCAGGCTGCCGGCCTCGCGCAGCGGAAACGGTGCGCGGTTCTCGGTCTGCGGAACGTTCGTGTGCTGGCCGTCGAGCAGCGCAGCCAGCACGGCCGCTTCGACGCGCGAACCGCGCAGTTCCGGAAACACCTCGAGCAGGCGCCGCTCGCGCACGCGCGCGGCCGAGCGCGCGCAGCGTGGCGTCATCCAGCCGTTCCACACGACGATGCGCTGCTCGGCATCGAGCACGATGATGCCGCTGTTGACCAGGTTCAGGGCGCGTGTGGACAGCTCGGCGGCGATGTCGGAGACAGGCAGTGTCACGATGGGATCCGCAGTTGGAATTAATGTCTGTGAATCAACGAATCATACTGGAATCCAACCCCGCTGCGCAGTTTTTCGACGGCCCTGCCGCCGCAGGCGTTCCCGGTTTGCATATTGGCCCTTGGCCAATCGCCGATGAGCCGCTATAATGCTCGCCGTTGGGTCGTTAGCTCAGTTGGTAGAGCAGCGGACTTTTAATCCGTTGGTCGCAGGTTCGAGCCCCGCACGGCCTACCATAGTTTCAAGCAAAAACGCCAGCCTTCGGGCTGGCGTTTTTGTTTTCCTACCCTGCCCCAGCCGCCCTCAATACATGATCTTGCCCTTGCGCGTGATGATGCTCAGGTCGACGTAATTCGATCCATTGTGATTGCTCGGCGAGAACTGCACCGTGTAGCCGCCCAGGTTGGTCGCCCCCATCGTCTCGAGCGCATGCGTGAAGCCCTTGCGCGTGACGTCGCCCTTCACATGGCGCAGCCCTTCCACGAACACTTTGGCCGCGATGAAACCCTCCAGGCTGGCGTAATCCGGTTCGCGCCCCGGCTTGGCCAGGTACAGCTTGCGGTATTCCTTGACCACGGCGATCTTCTCGTCCCACGGCGACGGCATCACCTGCGAAATCATCACGCCGCTGGCGTCCGGGCCGAGCTCGTCCATCAGCGCCTGGCTGCCGACGAACGACACGTTCCAGAAAAACGGCACGCTGTCGCTGGCCTTGCGCATCGCGCGGATGAAGGCGGCGCTCGATTTATAGGCCGAGATCATGATCACCGCGTGCGGCTTGGCCGCCTTCATCTTGGCGACCGCGGCGGCGACGTCGACGCTGTTGCGCTCGACCGTCGCGGTGACGAACACGTCCTGCTTGCGCTTTTTCAGCGCCTGCGTCACGCCCTCGAGCCCGGCCTTGCCGTAGGCGTCGTCCTGGTACAGCACGGCGATCTGCTTGACCCCGATGGCGTCGAGGTGCTCGACGATCTTTTCGGTTTCGTCGGCGTAGCCATCGCGGATGTTGAAGACGTTGCGGTTGACCGGTTCGCGAAACGTCTGGGCGCCCGTCATCGGCGCGAAGAACGGCACGTCCCCCTTGTCGACCCAGGCCATGGCCGCGTTCGAGGTCGGGGTGCCGACGTAGCCGAACAGCGCGAACACCTTGTCCTTGTCGACCAGCTGGCCTGTGTTGGGGCCGGCGCGCGCCGGGTCGTAGCCGTCGTCGACAGTCTTGAGGACGATCTGGCGGCCGTGCACGCCGCCGTCGGCGTTGACGGCATCGAAGTAAGCCAGCGCGCCGTCGCGCATCGCCGTGCCGAGTGCGGAGGCCGGCCCCGACAGCGCCGCCGACTGGCCGATGACGATGCTTTTGTCGCTGACGCCATTCTCGGCCAGCGCCAGCCCGGCCGCCAGGGCCAGGCTCGCGCCCAGGAACATCTTGGTAAAATGTCTGGATACCATTGTCGACACCTATTGAAGTGGATCAAAGAGCGGGACAATCTTACTCCAATAGAGTTTCCCTGAGACAATACTTAGCGATACTTTACATTTCCTTTCAGCGCAGTGTTGTGCAAATGCGGCGCTCGCCCCGTTCGCCAACCCTGCGCCCACCATGCCCCAGACCATTCTCGCCCCCGTCCACCACGAACTGATCATCAAGAAAAGCCGTTTCATCGCCTGCGTGCAGCCGATGCCGGACCGCGCCGGCGCGCAAAAGGTGGTGGCCGGGCTGCGCGCCGGGCACCCCGGGGCGAACCACGTGTGCTGGGCGCTGCTGGCTGGTGGGCAGTCGGCGGCGGTCGACGATGGCGAGCCGAGCGGCACCGCCGGGCGTCCGATGCTCGACGTGCTGCGCCACCAGGACCTGGAAGGCGTGCTGGCGACCGTGGTGCGCTATTTCGGCGGGGTCAAGCTGGGCGCGGGCGGCCTGGTGCGCGCCTACACCGACAGCGTGGCGCAGGCGCTGCTGGCGGCCGAGAAAGTGGCGATCGTGCGCCAGCGCCACCTGGCCTGCACGGCGCCCTACCCGCTCGAAGGCTTGCTGCGGCGCGAACTGGACGCGGTCGGCGCCACCCTCGACACGGTCGAGCATGCCCACCAGGTCGGCTTCGCCTTCCACCTGCCCGAGAACAAGGCCGATGCGCTGGTCGAACGCCTGAACGAGGCCGGGAACGGCCGCATTGCCTGGCGAAAATCGAGCGAGCCCGACGCTTAAAAGCTGTTAACGCTATCATCCCGTCCTATACCGGACATCACGACTCCAAAGCGGACCGGTCCGATCCGAGTCGCTATAGTGACCGGTCTCCCTCCGCCTTTTCGTGACCCCGCGCGCATGCGTGCACGCAGGGCGGATCCTTTTTTTGCACGCCAGGCGTGCTCTTTCATTACCTCGAAAAAGAACACATGATCAAACGAAGCTTGGCGCCGCTCGCGCTCGGCGGTTTCGGCATCGGCATGACGGAGTTCGTCATGATGGGCATCCTGCCCGACGTCGCCAACGGCCTGCACATTTCGATCCCGCAAGCGGGTTACCTGATTTCCGCCTATGCCTGCGGCGTGGTGGTCGGCGCGCCGACCCTGGTCAGCATGCTCGGCCACAAGCCGCCGCGCAGCGTGCTGATCTGGTTCATGCTGATGTTCCTGGTGTTTAACGGCCTGTCGGCGCTGGCGCCGAATTTCACCAGCCTGCTGCTGCTGCGCTTCCTGGCAGGCTTGCCGCACGGCGCATTTTTTGGCGTCGGCGCCGTGGTCGCCACGCGCCTGGCCGAGAAAGGCAGGGAAGCGGCGGCGCTGGCCTCGATGTTTTCCGGCCTGACGATCGCCAACGTGATCGGCGTGCCGGCCGGCACCTGGCTTGGCCACCACATGAGCTGGCGGATCGTGTTCCTGATCGTCGCCGCGATCGGCCTGGCGACCGTGGTCATGCTGAAAAAGGTCGTGCCCTACATGGCAGGCACCCCGGGCGCCGGCCTGCGTGAGGACTTGAAGATCTTCCGCCGCGCGAGCCTGTGGCTGGCGCTGGGCATCACGTCGATCGGCACCGGCGGCTTCTTCGCCTGGCTGAGCTACATTGCCCCGCTGCTGACCGACGTCACCCAGTTCCACGCCGACATGATCCCGCTGATCATGACCGTGGTCGGGGTCGGCATGACCTTCGGCGTGAACGTCGGCGGCAAGCTGGCCGACCGCGTGCCGCCGCTGCGCGCGATCCTGATCCTGCTGATGTCGATGGTGTGCCTGCTGTGCCTGAATGCCGTGCTGGCCGGTTCGCAGGTGGCGATGATGACGCTGGCGTTCCTGATCGGCGCCAATGCGCTGGCGCTGGGCCCGCCGATCCAGATGCTGCTGATCGAGAATTCGCGCGAAGCCGAGA
This genomic stretch from Massilia sp. 9096 harbors:
- a CDS encoding YigZ family protein; the encoded protein is MPQTILAPVHHELIIKKSRFIACVQPMPDRAGAQKVVAGLRAGHPGANHVCWALLAGGQSAAVDDGEPSGTAGRPMLDVLRHQDLEGVLATVVRYFGGVKLGAGGLVRAYTDSVAQALLAAEKVAIVRQRHLACTAPYPLEGLLRRELDAVGATLDTVEHAHQVGFAFHLPENKADALVERLNEAGNGRIAWRKSSEPDA
- a CDS encoding MFS transporter, giving the protein MIKRSLAPLALGGFGIGMTEFVMMGILPDVANGLHISIPQAGYLISAYACGVVVGAPTLVSMLGHKPPRSVLIWFMLMFLVFNGLSALAPNFTSLLLLRFLAGLPHGAFFGVGAVVATRLAEKGREAAALASMFSGLTIANVIGVPAGTWLGHHMSWRIVFLIVAAIGLATVVMLKKVVPYMAGTPGAGLREDLKIFRRASLWLALGITSIGTGGFFAWLSYIAPLLTDVTQFHADMIPLIMTVVGVGMTFGVNVGGKLADRVPPLRAILILLMSMVCLLCLNAVLAGSQVAMMTLAFLIGANALALGPPIQMLLIENSREAEMLGSSLGQSGFNIGNALGAFLGGIPLTLGYSYASPLWVAAGLALSGVVLATAMLAHGKRSVALA